GGCCGAGCCCGCCGAGCGCCCCGCGCTAAGCCCCATCGCCAAGCCCGAACCCGCCGCCGCGCCCCGCCCGGAACCGGCCAGCCCAGCACTGGAGACGCCGCGCGAGCGTGCACCCGCCGCCGCGCCGCGCCGCACCGCCGAGGCCACCGTCTCCCGGCCGCGACCGGTCGCGACCCGCATGCGGCCGGCGCGCGCCGCCCGCCCGGCGGTCGCCCTGGCCGCGAACACCCCGAGCCAGGCCAGCCCCGCCGTAGTCGCACCGGATCAGGACCAGCCGCAGGCCGCGGCGTCCGACGCCGCCCCGCCCCCGGTCGCCGCGGTCCCCGCAGCGACGGCGCCGACCGCGCAACCGGCCGCAGCCCCGGCCCCGGCCGAACCGCCGCCCACCAGTCCGCCCGCGGTCGCCCCAGTCGCCGCGGCCACCCCGCCCAGTCCCCCGCCGACCCCGGCGCCCGCGCCCGCCGCCCCCGCCCCCAAGGCACCGGAGCCGGTCGCCAAGGCACCGCAGGTCGCGGCCGAGCCGCCCGCCGCGCCCGCGGCGGCACCGGAACCCGCCCAGCCGTCGGCCGCAACCGCAGACAAGGCCGCCGGGGGTTGAGGCTGGCCGGCGGCGATCGGTGTCCATGACCAGTTCGCCCCAGACAAACCCGCACTGCCATTAGATCAAGCCGCACGGCTACCGGGAGCGCCGCACCCCAGTGCGGCGCGGCCTCTGCTCGATCCACACCGGCGGGATTAACCGCGAGATCGCGCCGCACTGGGGTGCGGCGCTCCCAGGGCCGGACCGGCAGTGAGGCTTAGCGCGATAGCAGTGACGCGGGAGCCTGGGAACGAGAAGATCGGTTCAATCGCCCTCGAACTCACAGAGTGCGAACACCTTCTGTCCGTGCTTTTCGAGCCGCGCGCGCCCGCCGAGATCGGGCAGATCGATGACGAAACAACACTCCACGAGCGTGCCGCCCATGTTCTCGATCAGCTTGCAGGCGGCCTCGGCCGTGCCGCCGGTGGCAATCAGGTCATCGACCAGCAGCACCCGCTCGCCTTGGGACACCGCATCGACATGCATCTCGATGCGGTCGGTGCCGTATTCGAGGTCATAGTCGTGGCCGACGGTCTCGGCCGGCAGCTTGCCCTTCTTGCGAATCGGCACGAAGCCGACCCCCAGTTGATAGGCCAGGGCCGCGCCGATGATGAACCCGCGCGCCTCGATACCGGCCACGCGGTCGATCTTCGCGCCGGTATAGCGGTTGACCAATTCATTGATGGTGACGCGAAAGCCGACGGGGTCCTTGAGCAAGGTCGTGATGTCGCGAAACATGACGCCCGGCTTGGGATAATGGGGAACGGTGCGAATACGCGACTTGATGGGCATAGGGGTCTTCCGGCAACGGTTGGGAACGGTTACTTAGCGAGGTGCAGCACCCGCCCGGCCACCGCCTCCAGGCGCCCGACCAGCTCGGGGTCGCGTGCCTCCGGCGGCGTGATCAGGGCGTGCTCCAGCGCGCTGCGGCAACCGCAGGCGGGCGCAGCGGCATCGTTGTGCAGCAGCGGGGCGACCTGCTTCACCAGGCCGCGGGCATTGTCGGCATTGGCCAGCAGGACCCGGACGATGGCCTCGACCGTGACGTCGTCATGGTTGGGGTGCCAGCAATCGAAATCGGTGACCATGGCCACCGTCGCGTAGCACAGCTCCGCCTCGCGCGCCAGCTTGGCCTCGGGCATGTTGGTCATGCCGATGACGTCGCAGTTCCAACTGCGGTAGAGCTCGGACTCGGCCAGGCTGGAGAACTGCGGACCCTCCATGACCAGATAGGTACCGCCGCGCGCCGCCTCGATCCCCGCCGCGCGCGCCGCGGTCTCGAGATGGTCGCCGAGCCGGCGGCACACCGGGTGCGCCATCGACACGTGCGCCACCAGCCCGGTGCCGAAAAAGCTCTTGACGCGGTCGAAGGTGCGGTCGATGAACTGATCCACGATGACGAACATGCCGGGACGCAGATGCTCGCGCAGCGAGCCCACGGCGCTGACCGAGATCACGTCGGTGGCCCCGGCGCGCTTGAGTGCGTCGATGTTGGCGCGGAAGTTGATTTCGGAGGGCGGGATCCGGTGGCCGCGGCCATGGCGCGGCAGGAACACCATCTGCTGTCCGTTCAGTTCGCCGCACAGCAGCTCGTCGGAGGGTGCACCGAAGGGCGAGTCGATGCGCCGCCAGCGCTTGTTGCTCAAGCCCTCGATGTCATAGACACCGCTGCCGCCGATGATCCCGAGCACCGGGGCGCTACTGTTGCCTGCCATTGACTCCTCCGAAACGTGATTGCCAACCGGCCCGAGAGGGTACACCATTTCGCCGATCCCGGTCATCAGCCGGGGGAGTCGCGGCACCGCGGGCCGCCGCCGGGGGTCCTGGACTCCCCCACCTTAAAGGACACTGGCGTTAAGTTGAGCGCCGCGGCCCAAGCGCCTGGAGTCCAAGGCTTCAGCCTTGGAGGGCGCCAAGGCTGAAGCCTTGGACTCCAGGCAGAGGCGCCGGGCTGGCGCCCCGGCGGGCGCGGTGGGCCGCCAAGCCCACGGCAGCGCCGAGGCAGCGGTACGATCCGCCGGCGATCGACACGAATTTTCGCGGAGAAATTGACCTGTATGAGCCCGGTCTGATATACATTCACGGTTTTTTCGGCCCTCAGCTGGCCGCGCCCGGGCGCGGCCGCGAACAACCTAGGCAGGCATTGGCAATGACGAACAACTGGCTCAAGGCGATTTCGGCGGCGGTCCTGGTGGCGGGCGGGGTCTCGGGGGCGGTCGCGTCGACCGCCGAGCCGACGCAGCCGGTCGGTGATCCCACGGCGGGCGAGGCCAAGGCGGGCGTGATCTGCGTCGCCTGCCACGGCCCCATGGGCAACAGCATCAACCCGGAGTGGCCCAAGCTGGCGGGTCAGCACCCGGAGTACATTTAC
The DNA window shown above is from Candidatus Thiodictyon syntrophicum and carries:
- a CDS encoding S-methyl-5'-thioadenosine phosphorylase — encoded protein: MAGNSSAPVLGIIGGSGVYDIEGLSNKRWRRIDSPFGAPSDELLCGELNGQQMVFLPRHGRGHRIPPSEINFRANIDALKRAGATDVISVSAVGSLREHLRPGMFVIVDQFIDRTFDRVKSFFGTGLVAHVSMAHPVCRRLGDHLETAARAAGIEAARGGTYLVMEGPQFSSLAESELYRSWNCDVIGMTNMPEAKLAREAELCYATVAMVTDFDCWHPNHDDVTVEAIVRVLLANADNARGLVKQVAPLLHNDAAAPACGCRSALEHALITPPEARDPELVGRLEAVAGRVLHLAK
- a CDS encoding adenine phosphoribosyltransferase, whose amino-acid sequence is MPIKSRIRTVPHYPKPGVMFRDITTLLKDPVGFRVTINELVNRYTGAKIDRVAGIEARGFIIGAALAYQLGVGFVPIRKKGKLPAETVGHDYDLEYGTDRIEMHVDAVSQGERVLLVDDLIATGGTAEAACKLIENMGGTLVECCFVIDLPDLGGRARLEKHGQKVFALCEFEGD